From Larus michahellis chromosome 5, bLarMic1.1, whole genome shotgun sequence, the proteins below share one genomic window:
- the KRCC1 gene encoding lysine-rich coiled-coil protein 1 isoform X2 — translation MRQQGKTFSPTLSVRFAGQCCSLSLKGRHTISLQGNLFLSTDCMGRLDFFFKKGKKHAQKVHHYIQTHREEDERQEHGKQKKTHCGNFQVDGSGAVDKNNYCSLCNMIFTSPVVALSHYLGKIHAKKLKQLSGDQAHVPAQSMRPVSALQKPLGKKPLLPSKAEESSSTSNIRLKLNDADKYCKLCCAPFNNPLMAQQHYVGKKHRRNEARKKILEELGDRAIPAESCTNAIGVGYYLCPVCNVILTSVETYQSHVQGNKHRLKETVLVNHKKKSKKTHSSFQDELTDYVKVQKARGLEPRRCLGKEEDKEFQDKNIEGESDLGEVVSSNFKCEQGQHSSLFSETQSPTNTGENKSPSWLSSYEQALEKTHNYRYNKGYCKEEQASEVEVATIRDKSFSLSVAESKDGYKPMLAETSASSYGKEQKFQIKHFEVEKYISEEMKYEKEATKQKRKTNSEGADFGKENEKQKRIKNEIDLVNEKKSRPYKGNGLKENSTEKERKKHKKDKKKLQIDVKREEELLWAESILGY, via the exons ATGAGGCAACAAGGAAAGACCTTTTCACCGACACTTTCTGTAAGGTTTGCAGGGCAGTGCTGCAGTTTGAGTCTCAAAGGGCGTCACACTATAAG CTTACAGGGAAACCTGTTTCTGTCCACTGACTGTATGGGGAGACTAGACTTCTTTTTTAAGAAG GGCAAAAAACATGCTCAGAAAGTTCATCATTACATCCAAACGCACAGGGAGGAAGATGAGAGGCAGGAGCAtggcaaacaaaagaaaacgCATTGTGGGAATTTTCAG GTGGATGGGAGTGGAGCAGTGGACAAAAACAACTACTGCAGTCTCTGCAACATGATTTTTACTTCCCCAGTTGTTGCTTTGTCTCACTACTTGGGAAAGATCCATGCGAAAAAGCTGAAGCAATTATCAGGAGACCAAGCCCACGTGCCAGCACAGAGCATGCGGCCTGTTTCTG CTTTACAGAAGCCATTGGGTAAGAAACCCTTGCTGCCTTCAAAAGCTGAAGAGTCTTCATCAACCTCCAACATAAGGTTGAAGTTAAATGATGCAGATAAGTACTGTAAGCTCTGCTGTGCTCCCTTCAATAATCCACTTATGGCCCAGCAGCATTATGTTGgtaagaaacacagaagaaatgaagCACGGAAAAAGATACTGGAGGAGCTGGGAGACAGAGCCATCCCTGCAGAATCCTGCACAAATG CTATTGGAGTTGGTTATTACCTGTGCCCCGTATGTAACGTCATACTTACATCTGTAGAAACGTACCAGTCCCACGTGCAAGGAAATAAGCACCGGCTTAA AGAAACAGTGCTTGTCAATCAcaagaagaaatcaaagaaaacacataGCTCCTTTCAAGATGAATTAACAGATTACGTTAAAGTTCAGAAAGCTAGAGGTCTAGAGCCAAGAAGGTGTTTAGGTAAAGAGGAAGACAAAGAGTTTCAAGATAAAAACATCGAAGGAGAAAGTGACCTCGGTGAGGTTGTATCTTCAAACTTTAAGTGTGAACAAGGCCAGCATTCCAGCCTTTTCTCAGAAACCCAGTCACCTACAAACACTGGGGAAAACAAATCGCCAAGCTGGCTATCATCTTATGAGCAAGCACTAGAAAAGACACACAATTATCGCTATAACAAGGGCTACTGTAAAGAAGAGCAGGCATCTGAGGTAGAGGTAGCCACCATCAGAGATAAAAGCTTCAGCCTATCGGTTGCAGAATCTAAAGATGGCTACAAACCTATGCTTGCTGAAACTTCTGCCAGCTCCTacggaaaagaacagaaatttcagATAAAACATTTTGAGGTGGAAAAATACATCAGTGAAGAGATGAAGTATGAGAAAGAAGccacaaagcagaaaaggaagacaaatagtGAAGGTGCagattttggaaaagaaaatgagaagcaaaagagaattaaaaatgagATAGACTTggtaaatgaaaagaaatcaagacCTTACAAAGGCAACGGACTGAAAGAAAACTCTACtgagaaagagcgcaaaaagcacaaaaaggataaaaagaagcTGCAGATAGATGTCAAAAGAGAAGAGGAGCTACTTTGGGCTGAATCTATCTTGGGATATTGA
- the KRCC1 gene encoding lysine-rich coiled-coil protein 1 isoform X1: MAAERGGKSSPSPPLAAFRREDDTLDEATRKDLFTDTFCKVCRAVLQFESQRASHYKGKKHAQKVHHYIQTHREEDERQEHGKQKKTHCGNFQVDGSGAVDKNNYCSLCNMIFTSPVVALSHYLGKIHAKKLKQLSGDQAHVPAQSMRPVSALQKPLGKKPLLPSKAEESSSTSNIRLKLNDADKYCKLCCAPFNNPLMAQQHYVGKKHRRNEARKKILEELGDRAIPAESCTNAIGVGYYLCPVCNVILTSVETYQSHVQGNKHRLKETVLVNHKKKSKKTHSSFQDELTDYVKVQKARGLEPRRCLGKEEDKEFQDKNIEGESDLGEVVSSNFKCEQGQHSSLFSETQSPTNTGENKSPSWLSSYEQALEKTHNYRYNKGYCKEEQASEVEVATIRDKSFSLSVAESKDGYKPMLAETSASSYGKEQKFQIKHFEVEKYISEEMKYEKEATKQKRKTNSEGADFGKENEKQKRIKNEIDLVNEKKSRPYKGNGLKENSTEKERKKHKKDKKKLQIDVKREEELLWAESILGY, from the exons aTGACACTTTAGATGAGGCAACAAGGAAAGACCTTTTCACCGACACTTTCTGTAAGGTTTGCAGGGCAGTGCTGCAGTTTGAGTCTCAAAGGGCGTCACACTATAAG GGCAAAAAACATGCTCAGAAAGTTCATCATTACATCCAAACGCACAGGGAGGAAGATGAGAGGCAGGAGCAtggcaaacaaaagaaaacgCATTGTGGGAATTTTCAG GTGGATGGGAGTGGAGCAGTGGACAAAAACAACTACTGCAGTCTCTGCAACATGATTTTTACTTCCCCAGTTGTTGCTTTGTCTCACTACTTGGGAAAGATCCATGCGAAAAAGCTGAAGCAATTATCAGGAGACCAAGCCCACGTGCCAGCACAGAGCATGCGGCCTGTTTCTG CTTTACAGAAGCCATTGGGTAAGAAACCCTTGCTGCCTTCAAAAGCTGAAGAGTCTTCATCAACCTCCAACATAAGGTTGAAGTTAAATGATGCAGATAAGTACTGTAAGCTCTGCTGTGCTCCCTTCAATAATCCACTTATGGCCCAGCAGCATTATGTTGgtaagaaacacagaagaaatgaagCACGGAAAAAGATACTGGAGGAGCTGGGAGACAGAGCCATCCCTGCAGAATCCTGCACAAATG CTATTGGAGTTGGTTATTACCTGTGCCCCGTATGTAACGTCATACTTACATCTGTAGAAACGTACCAGTCCCACGTGCAAGGAAATAAGCACCGGCTTAA AGAAACAGTGCTTGTCAATCAcaagaagaaatcaaagaaaacacataGCTCCTTTCAAGATGAATTAACAGATTACGTTAAAGTTCAGAAAGCTAGAGGTCTAGAGCCAAGAAGGTGTTTAGGTAAAGAGGAAGACAAAGAGTTTCAAGATAAAAACATCGAAGGAGAAAGTGACCTCGGTGAGGTTGTATCTTCAAACTTTAAGTGTGAACAAGGCCAGCATTCCAGCCTTTTCTCAGAAACCCAGTCACCTACAAACACTGGGGAAAACAAATCGCCAAGCTGGCTATCATCTTATGAGCAAGCACTAGAAAAGACACACAATTATCGCTATAACAAGGGCTACTGTAAAGAAGAGCAGGCATCTGAGGTAGAGGTAGCCACCATCAGAGATAAAAGCTTCAGCCTATCGGTTGCAGAATCTAAAGATGGCTACAAACCTATGCTTGCTGAAACTTCTGCCAGCTCCTacggaaaagaacagaaatttcagATAAAACATTTTGAGGTGGAAAAATACATCAGTGAAGAGATGAAGTATGAGAAAGAAGccacaaagcagaaaaggaagacaaatagtGAAGGTGCagattttggaaaagaaaatgagaagcaaaagagaattaaaaatgagATAGACTTggtaaatgaaaagaaatcaagacCTTACAAAGGCAACGGACTGAAAGAAAACTCTACtgagaaagagcgcaaaaagcacaaaaaggataaaaagaagcTGCAGATAGATGTCAAAAGAGAAGAGGAGCTACTTTGGGCTGAATCTATCTTGGGATATTGA